The genomic interval gtTCAAGCCATATTATTTTCTGCCCGCTGGAGTAGCCTTTTATGTAACATTTTTAATGGATTTACACGCACACGCCCATATGTAGCCTATATATGTTATGAAATACAAGATGTCATCACAATTGGAGTGGCTGCTGGCATATGACGTCATAAAGTAAACGTGGTcgatttacatacatgtatatccatgcTTTTTTCCTGACCTATTGGTTCTTTGATGCCTTGTAAAATGATAAAAGTTTTTATCAATGCCGATtttcaataattcaaattcgattcaaatattttcaactttAATTCTGTTTATCCGTAATCATGATCAAGGTAACAAGATCatgttttttctattttttccacATACGCTATTTGATCACAGTCGCCAATAATGTGCAACCctttaaaaacatgaatatcGGAATAGATATATATGGATGgatatttattcaaaccattaACTTTATTATTCAAAATCTCAGTGAATGAATCCATGAATAGATGAAGAAACAAGTAAAAGGGTTAACAGACGTGTGGTATTGGTAGTTTCAATAGAATAACAAACTATTGCCCCCCTCCCATTATTTTCATACCCCTGATACAGGATACTATATTTATGACTTCATCGATCTTGCAAGGAACACGAAGCTGAACAATTTTCTTCCATTAATGTTGCATCATACTGCGGTAAGTACACCGACAAAAACACCGGTGTCAATCAATTTAAACCAGTTTGGTGTCGACATACAAACATATATCAGGAAAGTGTTGAAcatattgaaacaacaccatttGAAAAGCGGACCGATGTTGTTTTTATCACTGAGTGGTGCTGCTTAAAACGTATTCTGCGTTAGCCTATAAAGCGAGAGTGGTGCTCTTGTAAGATCTATCTGGTCTGTCTGCATGAATAAAAGGAAATCAATTGTGTtctaatacatatatattagaaaaCGATTAATTTACTTTTATTCATTTAGACAGACagtgaaataaatgattatACGCGTCCATACGAAATATAAAACTTAGGCTTCACTTGATGCTTTTGTTATCAATGTTATCGTTGTCAAGTCGTGATCAAAAGGCTTTTATTATAATTCCCTCAATATTATTTACACATTTACACTCCTTAAACTAAGAAATGATaagtcattttcatttcttttatgaaAAGTGAATTCATGTTCAGGTCAGTTCAGCTCTTTAGCGTATGATTCAGAGTACTGTTAACATGGACCTACCAGTAGTTCCATGCTTTCAGCGATTAAAGCGTATGAAATACATGATGCTTATGATCGGACCAAAGCAATACATATTATTTCTGATTTGTATTTTACTGCTTGCAGCGTTCATCTTAAATTTCTCTAAATATTACCCAAAATTCACAAACTAAGGTGAATGAAGTTCAATATTGATTGTTTATAATATTAGCAATATCATGTACTGATAAATTGTATTTAAATACCTGTTGTTAATCGCTTGCATGCTTGAATTATCTTTCTATTCAGTGGTTCAACTATAAGGTAACTGAAGAGTCAAATGAATCCCTCTACATGCGCATACTTTATTAATAGAACAATGCCAAGAAATTAGAGTtggtttatttctttttctttgataaagcgtacaatatacatatattgcAATTGTGGTACTTTTGCGATGACATGATAATATACACATCGTCTTGATTAATTCTACCCTTGCTTAACTTGATATAAGTTTTCTGGATTTTAATTTCTCCTGCAAATATTGACCTTCTTTGCCCATTCTGCAGTCCATTAGTTTTGTAAGTTGGGTGTTAGTGAGAAGGAAACTGATCGGTCTCATTGCCATCTCGTCATGCATGGAGCTCAACGGTATCTTCCTCCATCTTCGCCACATCCTCCTCATGTGTGGCTACACGAAAGACGACATCGTCTTCCGAGTCAACAACGTTTTCAACGTCGTCACATATTTCGTGCTTCGCCTGGGTATATTTGCGTACGACACGTTGTGGTTGTGCTGGAATTGGAATGATGTCGGTTTGTTTCTTCCATCAATGGCTGCGACATTGCTCGGTTTGAacattgctttatttattcGACTCATCAGAAGTGATTATGTGAAGAAATCTGCCAAGCCAATGCCAAACGATATCATGGCCGGTTAATAGAATTGGCTTCCATGCAGGAAATAGTTTACTCAACCAAGCTTCTATTTACGATATGGTTAATGCAGTActatttttgtcattattaacaTTGGAGTTTGCATCATGATCGTATCGGCAAGTAATGCAAAAAGTGTGAGATTTAGTTTTTGTACTTAGAATAATACATATTATGGACGGAAAAGTACGGATCCCCGATGTAAGGATGGATGCACACAtgttttgtacataaaaaagAGATAGACTATTACTCCTAAATTGACCCTGTTTTTCTTCTCTACAAAATAAATGGCAAGCCTACTGGTGTCTCACGAAGGGAGTCCTCTTTTCATTCGCGCTTCCAAAAGAGGGTACACATGTAAGTGGCATTTGTATACAACTTTGGACAAAGGGGCACGccccaatgccccccccccccactcctaTGTACATATGCGCTCTTAATTGATACGGACATCGGATAAATCTCCTATGTCTTAAATGCTTGACCATGCATACTTGCTAAAATGATGAGACTcattgcttgtttttttttttttttttgcttccatgtACTCTGTACCATTCATGTGATGAATATGGATACCTACTGATTTTTTATGAGCATTTTCGAACTAAAATTCACACTCAAACTCTGAATTATTTTTGTAGGGAAATAATCAGATTAAAGAGTTCAGATGTTTAATCTCATCCTGCTTAGTAggattttattcattaaaacgCTCGTCATTCCACAAAAGAGTCTCATTAATCTCgcgattttgtgaaatatattcaaaccaaatatatatataggatgACAAAAGcaatctttttttcattttatacttaaaggtcaagtccaccccagaaaaatattgatttgaatcaatagagaaaaaaaatctaacaagcataatgctgaaattttcttcaaaatcggatgtaaaataagaaagttgtgacattttaaagtttcgcttattttctcaaaagagttatatgcacaactcagtgatatgcaaatgagagagccgatgatgtccatcagtcccatcactcactatttttttattgtttgaattcaacaatatttcaatttctacgTAATAAAGAGTAAATGCAAAACTTGAATGAACCACATAATGTAAGCAATGtttaattcaacatgttcagggaggaataaaactcagTTTCACATGGCAAGGtggagaaaataagaattattcatattccatataatagaatacaaaagaaacaatgagtgggtgacgtcatcagtcctcTCATTTGcttaccgaccaggatgtgcatataactgttgtgtgaaattaagcgaaataccaaaatgtcataactttcttgttttacttccgatttcgatgaaattttcagtattgtgCTTGTTggctttttctctttttattcaaaacaacttttttgttggggtgcacTTAAACCTTAAAAGCTAGTTGTTGATAGAGATTTATTTAATCTGGAATTTCGTTCCATATTTTGGGGCCAGTATACCTAATGTTGCATGTGTTGGaagattatttttgtatattatgttcgggaatgaatatttgattatttgagcGGGTATCAAAATGATGAATGTCTGAAACATGCGTATATTACGATTCACGAttttttttggaagaattttgagaacttaaacACCTTTAGAGAAAATTACATCGTTGAAATTTGTTGATGTCGTCtaatttcacaaatttttgggAATGAAacgaaattttaatatttgctaGTGGTAACTTGTCGTCTGGAGAAATAATACATTggcaattttattttgaagggaAAATAATTGTTATGACGGGATTGGTATGTGTTAGCCCAGACCAAAttacaatgataaaaatatggCAAGATTAGAGAGCAATATAATGTACGCAATACAGTTTTAGGCAAGTAAAAACTTAGGCgatatattattaattttttttttgcaactttGTTCTCAGTTTCATTAATTTACTATCAATGATAACGCCAAGAAACCTAGCACTTTCAACTCTGGGAATGATTTGGTTGTTAAGCTTAACGAATACAAGATTGAAATCAATATGTCTTGTAGAGTTACggaatataatgtaattgcaTTTTTATAGTTAATAGCTTGTATACACAAAGCCATTTACAAACATTTGTTAGTTCAGTATTTACAGTTTCACACAAGTGATAAAGATTTTTATCAGAATAAACAATATTTATATTGTTGGCGTACATGAGAAAGGAAACGAGATTTGACGAACGATAAATGTcattgataaataaaataaacaaaagtggGCCAAGTAATGACCCTTGTGGTACTCCACACTCAGTTGCCCTAAATTCAGAATGAACAGAGTTATAAATGATGCATTGTTTACGATTTGAGAGGTAACTAGAAAAAGGGTTGAATGCATTTCCACGAATACCATGATAGTTATTCAGTTTTGATAAAAGTATATTATGATGAATTGTGTCAAACGCTTTTGACAAGTCAATAAATATCCCTATTGCGAATGAGCTTTTTCTCAAAGTAGTCATTTATGGTATTTGTTAAGTCGAGAAGAGGCAAATGTTGAGTGGTCAATACGAAATCCGTATTGAGATTCAAAAAGACACTTgatattctaaaaaaatataggtCTTTTGATAAATAATCTTttccaatattaaaaaaagcacTGATATGGGCCTATATTACTGATCTGCTCTTTGTCACCAGTTTCTAAAAATTGGAGAAACTCgtgcaattttcattttatcaggAAATACCCCAGAGGTTAacgataaattaaatatatggCATAAAGATTCGATAATTAATTCGATTACAAGTTTAACACTCTGAGGTAAGCATTCGTCAAGACCCGGGGCCTTGCTGTTATCGAAACACATGCCAGTTTTACAAATTTCATGTTGGCTGAccggatttaaaaaaaaaaagattttgaatttggtTCAGATAGATAAGTTCTGAATCTGTATTATTTTGAGGAGTGATGTCTGCTAAATTTGGGCCTATTTCAAGGAAAAGATTAATAAAAGTATTTGCTATTTGGAACGGGTCTGACGATAGACCGACACAAACAATGGTGTTggaggttgatttttttttatttttttttattgatttgataatTTGCCACGGTTTATAAAGTTGTAATATTCTTCAAATTtagatttatgatatttttttagccTGCCGTTTCAAACAGTTGACGTGTTAAAGAGAATCTTTGTATTTAATTTCGTTTCTAACTTTTGGTTtatagatatatttttataaagattgtTTATATGTCGAATAGATCGAAGCAATCCATCGGTCATCCAGCACTTGAACAGTTCAATTTAATGGAAA from Lytechinus pictus isolate F3 Inbred chromosome 2, Lp3.0, whole genome shotgun sequence carries:
- the LOC135157592 gene encoding TLC domain-containing protein 2-like, which translates into the protein MEITPGIGFAVTAISMMACFLLNVLVDNLPIPSKYADRSQRHKWRNVVVSTIHAVSGTIGGFVSIYFAPELLKDHMNVPSSIMLLSMAISNGYYIYDFIDLARNTKLNNFLPLMLHHTASISFVSWVLVRRKLIGLIAISSCMELNGIFLHLRHILLMCGYTKDDIVFRVNNVFNVVTYFVLRLGIFAYDTLWLCWNWNDVGLFLPSMAATLLGLNIALFIRLIRSDYVKKSAKPMPNDIMAG